A region of Thiofilum sp. DNA encodes the following proteins:
- a CDS encoding DsrE family protein: protein MLKSVLSLSAALFLSLSIAYAEEPFDPGVPAPKVSADYYNGAEKVVVHVSEAGDEKKYLGIAANINNYIKALDSTGKKTEAIVVMNGDGLGMLKVAKDVEMENEAKLPQRIADLKAKGVKFQICYNTLTGRKIKMDELYDAKAEDVIPSGVAEVGRLEAQGYRLLKP, encoded by the coding sequence ATGTTAAAATCAGTATTATCCCTATCTGCCGCCTTATTCTTAAGCCTCTCCATAGCCTATGCAGAAGAACCCTTTGACCCCGGAGTACCCGCTCCCAAAGTCAGCGCTGATTATTACAATGGTGCTGAAAAAGTAGTGGTGCATGTCTCAGAGGCAGGCGATGAGAAAAAATATTTAGGTATTGCCGCTAATATTAACAACTACATCAAAGCACTAGATAGCACAGGCAAAAAAACTGAAGCTATTGTAGTCATGAACGGTGATGGTCTAGGCATGCTCAAAGTAGCCAAAGATGTAGAAATGGAAAACGAAGCTAAACTTCCGCAACGTATTGCTGATCTGAAGGCTAAAGGTGTGAAATTCCAGATTTGCTACAACACTTTAACTGGACGCAAAATCAAAATGGATGAACTCTATGACGCTAAGGCTGAGGATGTCATTCCCTCTGGTGTCGCGGAGGTGGGACGCCTAGAGGCTCAAGGGTATCGATTATTAAAACCCTAA
- a CDS encoding GEVED domain-containing protein: MSKSKNLFLKALLRLLIVWWVVLLPSIPIASAAPVCSAQLVDSYFYNPDFESYSALPNDWSYPNSSQVDRLHNWHQTTQGTTDFWHDNGVKDPGVLSPTAVGHATHLLPYSSTTTKGGAVGFITAKTEDYAEYVGQCLKNPLIAGKSYRLKMRIGYLDNTGFSTGGDVSGHLIALGRTACPSSIPLAGSDNKEGDAGYTLLGATAINHQWENGWHNVEIDMNPSVNMPYVMFGLRKSSLVAERDNAYAIVDELVLNEQSCVPSSYKDYGDAPATYGSPAHSISSTVKMGVLVDADTQSSPTLTADGDDKLVSDDEDGVILPGKWVAQTPASLSINVTGSGGYLNAWIDWNRDGDFYDVDEQVITALADNAVGDTNTAMGTITVTITPPLGLGGGVSYARFRWSTTPNLDASAGIATNGEVEDYSVNLEKYLPIINNTNICTASGGTDVLFLLDNSGSVDSAEYSTFASNVVTISQELLKANPATRIATAHYAGDMLGITPTPGQNIYFERDFSSSALSMPIKQFGFGTAYHDYSSDNTVAALYQASFGLDANASTTSALIVSPLKELGRDLTRPLQIVIFTDAVRHEHAGSTLLDIAGQAFDPDDGSNFTTYNKFKAQGVKFAVAAFPVSAVFDAEKTPTVAAIASKGGNYTGSIEANPQDPEGSGVPRRLVIAGVGFTLSAAQVTELVTPVAAACPASAAYDFGDAPSTYGSARHTLVNNGVYLGTNPPDSENSALYSNNAQADDTNGGDDEDALIGSALAQGITGTLTIQVKGAGYLNAWLDWNNNGVFDLDEQIAHDIQDNLTGDSHSSVGLITLNVSVPSTAALMGILRLRWSSTSNITAIQSVVDGEVEDHQVAIVAANSPPIITSNGGGDSAVINIPEGTNTVTTVTATDADNDTLSYALAGGIDAALFTINASTGVLTFKAVPDYESPQDTGANNQYMIIVSASDNKGGMDTQTLTINVTDMPEGVNLSIKALLQGSYDAGSGLMKDNLRTLNLIPLNQPYGNYAAFNYTGNEAINSTRLAQSGLNAVVDWIIVELRNTLNPTLIVARQAALLTRSGTIVAASTDSPNLHLLGVSNGSYYIALRHRNHLGVMSQSPIALTLGGTTHIDFSLMSTASYGMNSRALIGESALMWAGNANLDTYIIANGPNNDTSNILSSVLIAKDNLLFNSNYAYKGYLNTDIDMDGFALFAGPGNDINVLVSNILLHPSNTTFSANYVLSGTLAN; this comes from the coding sequence ATGTCTAAATCTAAGAATTTATTTTTGAAGGCATTACTGCGTTTATTAATAGTATGGTGGGTCGTATTATTACCGAGTATTCCCATAGCCTCTGCCGCTCCCGTTTGCTCCGCGCAATTAGTAGATTCTTATTTTTATAACCCTGATTTTGAGTCTTATAGTGCTTTACCCAATGATTGGAGCTATCCCAACTCTAGCCAAGTGGATCGTCTCCATAATTGGCATCAAACGACTCAGGGTACTACCGATTTTTGGCACGATAATGGGGTAAAAGACCCCGGAGTATTAAGCCCTACTGCGGTGGGTCATGCTACGCATTTATTACCTTATTCCTCGACAACGACTAAAGGGGGCGCTGTAGGCTTTATTACTGCTAAAACAGAAGATTATGCCGAGTATGTAGGTCAATGTTTAAAAAATCCTCTAATTGCGGGCAAGTCCTATCGCCTCAAAATGCGTATTGGTTATTTAGATAATACGGGTTTTTCAACGGGGGGGGATGTGTCGGGGCATTTAATAGCTTTGGGGCGTACTGCCTGCCCTAGCAGTATTCCCTTAGCAGGCTCCGATAATAAAGAGGGGGATGCAGGCTACACCTTGCTAGGAGCAACAGCCATTAACCATCAGTGGGAAAATGGTTGGCATAATGTAGAAATTGACATGAATCCTAGCGTCAATATGCCCTATGTTATGTTTGGCTTACGTAAAAGTAGTTTGGTCGCAGAGCGTGACAATGCCTATGCCATTGTGGACGAGTTAGTATTGAATGAGCAGAGTTGTGTGCCTTCAAGTTATAAGGATTATGGCGATGCGCCCGCTACTTATGGCAGTCCGGCGCATAGTATTAGCTCAACTGTAAAAATGGGTGTTCTAGTTGATGCCGATACACAATCTAGTCCGACCTTAACCGCCGATGGTGATGATAAACTAGTAAGCGACGATGAGGACGGTGTGATTTTGCCCGGCAAATGGGTTGCTCAAACGCCAGCGAGTTTAAGCATTAATGTTACAGGATCCGGTGGTTATTTAAATGCTTGGATCGATTGGAATCGGGACGGTGATTTCTATGATGTGGATGAGCAAGTTATCACTGCTCTAGCAGATAATGCCGTAGGTGATACTAATACCGCTATGGGCACTATTACAGTCACTATTACTCCGCCTTTGGGATTAGGGGGTGGAGTGAGTTATGCAAGATTTCGTTGGAGTACTACTCCTAATTTAGATGCAAGTGCAGGAATAGCGACTAATGGCGAGGTAGAGGATTATAGTGTCAACTTAGAAAAGTATTTGCCCATTATTAATAATACCAATATATGTACAGCATCAGGGGGTACTGATGTGTTATTCCTCTTGGATAATTCGGGTTCAGTGGACAGTGCGGAATACAGTACTTTTGCGAGTAATGTGGTCACTATTAGCCAAGAGTTATTAAAGGCTAATCCAGCAACCCGAATTGCGACGGCGCATTATGCGGGGGATATGCTTGGAATTACGCCTACTCCGGGGCAAAATATTTATTTTGAGCGCGACTTTTCTAGTAGTGCTTTAAGCATGCCTATTAAACAATTTGGTTTTGGCACGGCCTATCATGATTATAGTAGTGATAACACAGTCGCTGCACTCTATCAGGCGAGCTTTGGTTTAGATGCTAATGCTAGTACTACTTCTGCACTAATTGTAAGCCCCTTAAAGGAGTTGGGACGTGACTTAACTCGACCCTTGCAAATAGTGATTTTTACAGATGCAGTGCGACATGAGCATGCGGGTTCAACCTTGCTGGATATAGCGGGTCAAGCGTTTGATCCGGATGATGGTTCTAACTTCACTACCTACAATAAATTTAAAGCACAAGGTGTAAAGTTTGCCGTCGCTGCTTTTCCGGTAAGTGCTGTTTTTGATGCTGAAAAAACGCCAACAGTTGCGGCGATTGCTTCAAAAGGAGGCAACTATACAGGTTCAATTGAAGCCAATCCTCAAGATCCTGAGGGGAGCGGAGTACCACGTCGTTTAGTGATTGCAGGAGTAGGTTTTACTCTTAGTGCCGCACAAGTTACAGAGCTAGTCACCCCTGTTGCGGCGGCCTGTCCTGCTAGTGCAGCATATGATTTTGGTGATGCGCCTAGCACCTATGGTAGTGCACGTCATACGTTAGTGAATAATGGGGTTTATCTAGGGACTAATCCACCGGATAGTGAAAATAGCGCACTCTATAGCAATAATGCACAGGCTGATGATACTAATGGCGGTGACGATGAAGATGCACTCATAGGTTCTGCTTTAGCTCAGGGAATAACGGGGACTCTAACAATTCAAGTCAAAGGAGCCGGGTACTTAAATGCTTGGCTCGATTGGAATAATAATGGTGTATTTGACCTCGATGAGCAAATAGCGCACGACATCCAAGATAATCTAACGGGTGATAGCCATAGTAGTGTGGGACTCATCACATTGAATGTGAGTGTGCCAAGTACTGCGGCTTTGATGGGCATATTAAGACTAAGGTGGTCGAGTACTTCAAATATTACTGCTATTCAATCGGTAGTTGATGGTGAGGTAGAAGATCATCAGGTAGCTATCGTTGCTGCTAATAGTCCTCCTATTATTACGAGTAATGGTGGTGGGGATAGTGCGGTTATTAATATTCCAGAAGGTACCAATACAGTAACCACAGTTACCGCTACGGATGCGGATAATGATACGCTCAGTTACGCTTTAGCTGGGGGTATTGATGCAGCTTTATTTACTATAAATGCTAGTACCGGGGTATTAACCTTTAAGGCTGTACCAGATTATGAGTCTCCGCAAGATACTGGGGCTAATAATCAGTATATGATTATAGTCAGTGCTAGTGATAATAAAGGTGGCATGGATACTCAAACCCTCACTATTAATGTTACAGATATGCCTGAAGGGGTTAATTTAAGTATTAAAGCATTACTGCAAGGTAGTTATGATGCTGGTAGTGGTTTAATGAAAGATAATTTAAGAACTTTAAATCTAATTCCTTTAAATCAACCTTATGGCAATTATGCCGCTTTTAATTATACAGGTAATGAAGCTATCAATAGTACACGGCTGGCTCAATCAGGATTGAATGCAGTAGTGGATTGGATAATAGTAGAGTTACGTAATACTTTAAATCCCACTTTAATCGTAGCACGTCAAGCCGCTTTGTTAACTCGCAGTGGTACTATCGTGGCTGCTAGTACAGACAGTCCTAATTTACATTTATTAGGGGTGAGTAATGGGTCTTATTATATCGCCTTAAGACACCGTAATCATTTAGGTGTAATGAGTCAGTCGCCTATTGCTTTAACCTTAGGTGGTACTACTCACATTGATTTTAGTTTAATGAGTACAGCCAGTTATGGCATGAATAGCCGTGCTTTAATAGGAGAAAGTGCATTAATGTGGGCAGGTAATGCTAATTTGGATACTTATATTATTGCCAATGGTCCTAATAATGATACCAGCAATATTTTAAGTAGTGTCCTAATAGCTAAAGATAATCTCTTGTTCAATTCTAATTATGCTTATAAAGGCTATTTAAATACCGATATTGATATGGATGGTTTTGCTTTGTTTGCAGGGCCTGGCAATGATATTAATGTATTAGTGAGTAATATATTATTGCATCCTAGCAACACCACCTTTTCTGCTAATTATGTATTAAGTGGTACTTTGGCTAATTGA
- a CDS encoding transposase family protein → MLPPSVTTISRLLEQLSGLEDPRQQAKVLYPLPEILLLGLASSLAGADDIVEMVRWAKLNADSCAAIIPMHGVSPTMTR, encoded by the coding sequence ATGCTGCCCCCATCTGTCACTACGATCAGCCGTCTATTAGAACAGTTGTCTGGTCTAGAAGACCCCCGCCAGCAAGCCAAAGTCCTTTACCCACTCCCCGAAATTTTGCTATTAGGTTTAGCCAGCAGTCTAGCAGGGGCAGACGATATAGTGGAAATGGTGCGCTGGGCAAAGCTGAACGCGGACTCCTGCGCCGCTATTATCCCTATGCACGGGGTTTCCCCAACCATGACACGGTGA
- a CDS encoding ATP-binding protein, with the protein MRRFKHKQSCKHRERGSFWRLRKRLFWQIYAVVVGSVILVSILVATTAFHLQEQHPNKRVPIFPFLVLSALVVSLGAYPISKRLTRRLEQLKQGVEALGEGKLDTRLPVQGCDEVAVLATSFNQSAERIQALLASQRQLLANASHELRSPLARMQMGLALLAEQNELETSNQVLSLRHDMNELNQLVEEILLASRLDTLEIPLTKQAVDLAGLLAEECARLGLEGEAEALQTEGDTRLLRRLIRNLLENAKRHGGEPIEAKLVAQGVNNILLTISDRGKGIPAEALAHVFEPFYRPAGHGEGQGGWGLGLSLVRQIATRHGGEVLCLNRDRGGTVFKVTLPRV; encoded by the coding sequence ATGAGAAGGTTTAAACATAAACAGTCTTGTAAGCATCGGGAGCGAGGCAGTTTTTGGCGGTTACGTAAACGTTTGTTTTGGCAGATTTATGCGGTGGTAGTCGGGAGCGTTATTTTAGTTTCGATTTTGGTCGCGACTACGGCTTTTCATTTACAGGAGCAACATCCTAATAAGCGTGTACCCATCTTTCCTTTTTTAGTGTTGTCTGCCTTAGTGGTGTCTTTAGGGGCTTATCCGATTTCTAAACGCTTAACGCGCCGCCTAGAGCAACTGAAGCAAGGCGTTGAGGCTTTAGGCGAGGGTAAGCTGGATACCCGTTTGCCTGTGCAAGGTTGTGACGAAGTAGCGGTACTGGCGACCAGTTTTAATCAGTCTGCTGAGCGTATTCAGGCGCTACTGGCCTCACAACGTCAATTACTCGCCAATGCCTCCCATGAGTTACGTTCTCCCTTAGCCCGTATGCAAATGGGTTTAGCACTGCTGGCGGAGCAAAATGAGCTTGAAACGTCTAATCAAGTACTGTCCCTACGCCATGATATGAATGAGCTTAATCAATTGGTGGAGGAAATATTACTAGCGAGTCGCCTAGATACTTTAGAAATTCCACTCACTAAGCAAGCAGTTGATTTAGCGGGTTTACTAGCGGAGGAGTGTGCACGCTTAGGTTTAGAGGGTGAGGCAGAAGCGCTACAAACTGAAGGGGATACGCGATTATTGCGGCGCTTAATCCGTAATTTATTAGAGAATGCTAAACGTCACGGAGGAGAGCCGATTGAGGCTAAATTAGTCGCTCAAGGGGTGAATAATATATTGCTAACGATTAGTGATCGAGGTAAAGGCATCCCAGCAGAGGCATTAGCTCATGTGTTTGAGCCATTTTATCGACCTGCTGGACATGGCGAAGGACAGGGTGGTTGGGGTTTGGGTTTAAGTTTGGTACGCCAAATTGCCACCCGTCATGGTGGCGAGGTACTTTGCCTCAATCGAGACAGGGGCGGCACAGTATTTAAAGTGACTTTGCCGCGAGTCTGA
- a CDS encoding response regulator transcription factor has product MPESLLIIDDDVRLSQMLAEYLGSAGYHVTPAYTGKAGLQLARQQAWSLIILDLMLPDADGLDLCRELRTGSSAAIPILMLTARGDATDRIIGLELGADDYLPKPFEPRELKARIKAILRRSALNQEHLPTLQFGRLEIDREAREIRLEGQVREVTSYQFDLLVAMAERAGRVLSREQLMDLVKGEALEAFDRSIDVHISRLRAAIEDNPKHPRRILTLRGAGYIFARSQDGDDGL; this is encoded by the coding sequence ATGCCTGAATCCTTATTAATCATTGATGATGATGTGCGCCTCAGCCAAATGCTCGCCGAATACTTAGGCTCAGCAGGCTATCACGTCACGCCCGCCTATACAGGTAAAGCAGGGTTGCAATTAGCGCGTCAACAGGCATGGTCATTGATTATTCTCGATTTAATGTTGCCTGATGCGGATGGTCTAGATCTCTGCCGTGAACTGCGTACTGGATCTAGTGCGGCAATCCCCATTTTAATGCTCACTGCGCGGGGTGATGCGACGGATCGTATTATTGGCTTGGAATTGGGAGCGGATGATTATTTACCCAAACCCTTTGAGCCGCGTGAATTAAAGGCACGGATTAAAGCCATTTTACGCCGCAGTGCTTTAAACCAAGAGCATTTACCTACCTTACAATTTGGACGCCTAGAGATTGATCGAGAAGCGCGGGAAATTCGTTTGGAGGGGCAAGTGCGTGAGGTGACGAGTTATCAGTTTGATCTACTGGTCGCCATGGCAGAACGAGCGGGGCGCGTTTTGAGTCGTGAGCAATTAATGGATTTGGTCAAAGGGGAAGCTTTAGAGGCATTTGATCGCTCTATTGATGTGCATATTTCAAGGCTAAGAGCGGCAATTGAAGATAATCCTAAACATCCACGGCGCATTCTGACCTTACGTGGAGCAGGTTATATTTTTGCGCGTAGTCAAGATGGCGATGATGGTTTATGA
- the cysG gene encoding siroheme synthase CysG: MDHFPAFLNLQGHQCLVVGGGPVAERKVKTLLRYGASVQIISPQLTASLAALVEEQRQSTELRLSYKAKSFEDSDLYGWFLVIAATNQFEINQRIAELAAARNVLVNVADNPEASSFIMPAVVDRSPVTIAVSTGGASPVLARQLKMKLETLIPSSCGQLAAITEEYREKVKQHFATVEERKQFWEQALKGVVSELVYAGQLTKAREVLDQMLSARSTRPSVGEVYLVGAGPGDPDLLTFRALRLMQQADVVVYDRLVAKSILAMTNPEAKRIYVGKEKSNHAVRQEGINDLLVQEAKAGHKVLRLKGGDPFIFGRGGEEIETLAENGIPFQVVPGITAASGCSSYAGIPLTHRDYAQSCTFATGHLKDGTIDLDWTKLAQPKQTVVFYMGLTGIEVISRELMNHGMPADMPVALVEQGTTRNQRVHIGTLATLPQLVQEREVHAPTLTIVGEVVRLHDKLNWYEPERHVTASEFSRNTPQE; this comes from the coding sequence ATGGATCACTTTCCCGCTTTTTTAAATTTACAGGGTCATCAATGTTTAGTGGTAGGGGGCGGTCCCGTTGCGGAGCGTAAAGTCAAAACCTTGCTACGCTATGGGGCTAGTGTACAAATTATTTCCCCTCAGCTTACCGCTAGCCTTGCAGCCCTAGTGGAAGAACAACGCCAATCCACCGAGCTGCGCTTAAGTTATAAGGCTAAATCCTTTGAAGATAGTGACTTATACGGTTGGTTTTTAGTGATTGCGGCGACGAATCAATTTGAGATCAATCAACGCATTGCTGAACTCGCTGCGGCACGTAATGTATTAGTCAATGTAGCCGATAATCCTGAAGCCTCCAGCTTTATTATGCCCGCCGTAGTCGATCGCTCGCCTGTGACGATTGCCGTCTCTACTGGAGGTGCGTCACCCGTACTGGCTCGCCAATTAAAAATGAAATTGGAGACGCTGATTCCATCAAGTTGTGGTCAATTAGCCGCCATTACCGAGGAATACCGCGAAAAGGTTAAACAACACTTCGCCACAGTGGAGGAGCGCAAACAGTTCTGGGAACAAGCCTTAAAAGGTGTGGTATCTGAATTAGTGTATGCAGGACAACTGACTAAAGCGCGTGAAGTATTAGATCAAATGCTCAGTGCACGCAGCACTCGCCCTTCAGTGGGAGAAGTTTATCTAGTGGGAGCAGGGCCTGGTGATCCCGACCTTTTGACCTTCCGTGCTTTGCGTTTAATGCAGCAAGCTGATGTGGTGGTGTATGACCGTCTAGTGGCTAAATCGATTTTGGCGATGACGAATCCTGAGGCTAAACGTATTTATGTAGGTAAAGAAAAATCTAACCACGCAGTGCGCCAAGAAGGGATTAATGATCTGCTTGTGCAAGAAGCCAAAGCAGGACATAAAGTGTTACGCCTAAAAGGGGGTGATCCCTTTATTTTCGGGCGTGGGGGCGAAGAAATAGAGACACTCGCCGAAAATGGCATTCCATTTCAAGTCGTGCCCGGAATTACCGCAGCATCGGGTTGTTCCTCTTATGCAGGTATTCCCCTCACCCATCGTGACTATGCTCAATCCTGTACCTTTGCAACGGGTCACTTAAAAGACGGCACGATTGATCTGGACTGGACAAAGCTCGCTCAGCCCAAACAAACTGTCGTATTTTATATGGGTCTAACGGGTATTGAAGTGATTAGTCGGGAATTGATGAATCATGGTATGCCAGCCGATATGCCTGTTGCTTTAGTGGAGCAAGGTACAACACGTAATCAGCGGGTGCATATTGGAACATTAGCCACACTACCCCAGCTCGTACAGGAACGCGAAGTACACGCCCCCACCTTAACTATTGTCGGTGAAGTGGTGCGCCTCCATGACAAATTAAATTGGTATGAGCCAGAGCGCCATGTAACTGCTAGTGAGTTTAGTCGCAATACCCCACAGGAATAA
- a CDS encoding S24 family peptidase, with the protein MMSEVRISIDQAFKQRDLIQGLSEGSSCSEAEPFALQVLDDSMEPEFDVGCIIIIDPTGHVRDGAFVFAKDNKDEYIFRRLRIINNEYFLEPLNPVYETFKISGLTQISGVITQRAGKRRSYHKWYDK; encoded by the coding sequence ATGATGAGTGAAGTGCGTATTAGTATCGACCAAGCGTTTAAACAGCGCGATTTGATACAAGGTTTAAGTGAAGGGAGTAGCTGCTCCGAGGCTGAGCCATTTGCCCTACAAGTACTGGATGACAGTATGGAACCCGAATTTGATGTAGGTTGTATTATTATTATTGACCCTACGGGGCATGTGAGAGATGGAGCATTTGTATTTGCTAAAGATAATAAGGACGAATACATTTTTAGACGCCTGCGTATCATTAATAATGAATACTTTTTAGAGCCACTGAATCCGGTCTATGAGACGTTTAAAATTAGCGGTTTAACTCAAATTTCGGGTGTAATTACTCAACGTGCTGGTAAGCGGCGTTCTTATCATAAATGGTATGATAAATGA
- a CDS encoding ArsC family reductase, whose protein sequence is MIKLYGIANCDTMKKARQWLTDHGVDYEFHDYKKQGVNPVLLREWVAELGWEALVNRKGTTWRKLPESTRDTMDETLALAVMEDQPSLIKRPILDTGKERVLGFDVERYQRLFLH, encoded by the coding sequence ATGATTAAACTCTACGGCATTGCCAATTGTGACACCATGAAAAAAGCTCGTCAGTGGCTAACCGATCACGGTGTCGACTACGAATTTCACGATTATAAAAAACAAGGCGTGAATCCGGTTTTATTGCGTGAATGGGTAGCAGAATTAGGTTGGGAAGCACTGGTAAATCGTAAAGGTACGACTTGGCGTAAACTACCTGAGAGTACGCGTGACACTATGGATGAGACCTTAGCGCTGGCAGTGATGGAAGATCAACCGAGCCTGATTAAACGCCCTATTCTGGATACCGGAAAAGAACGTGTACTCGGTTTTGATGTGGAACGTTACCAACGTCTGTTTTTGCATTAA
- the dapE gene encoding succinyl-diaminopimelate desuccinylase, translating to MIMSATLELTQQLIAQPSITPHDAHCQQMLAERLSAVGFKAEHLRFQEVDNLWLRRGTERPLFCFAGHTDVVPTGPLNEWSSNPFQPEIRNGLLYGRGAADMKGSIAAFTIAAERFVQDYPVHKGSIALLITSDEEGPSINGTVKVVETLEARQEKIDWCLVGEPSSNERLGDVIKNGRRGSLSGHLTVKGKQGHVAYPHRAINPLHTLAPAMAELVAQQWDQGNEFFPPTTFQISNLQSGTGATNVIPGKAEVWFNFRFSTEVTAEQLKAQVEAILAKHALEYDLVWSLSGQPFLTAKGDLVAATQIAIRDYCGIETELSTSGGTSDGRFIAPTGAQVLELGPLNKTIHQIDECVSVQDLNTLTDIYYTILKKLLA from the coding sequence ATGATTATGTCTGCCACCTTAGAACTGACTCAGCAGCTTATTGCTCAACCCTCTATTACTCCTCATGATGCTCATTGCCAACAAATGCTCGCGGAGCGCTTAAGCGCAGTGGGTTTTAAAGCCGAGCATTTACGTTTTCAGGAGGTGGATAATTTATGGTTGCGGCGTGGTACGGAGCGCCCTTTATTTTGCTTTGCGGGTCATACCGATGTTGTTCCGACGGGTCCTTTAAACGAATGGAGTAGCAATCCCTTTCAACCTGAAATACGTAATGGCTTATTGTATGGACGCGGTGCTGCGGATATGAAAGGCAGTATTGCTGCTTTTACCATAGCGGCTGAACGCTTTGTGCAAGATTACCCTGTTCATAAAGGCTCGATTGCCTTACTCATTACCAGCGATGAAGAAGGTCCATCCATCAATGGTACGGTTAAAGTAGTCGAAACACTTGAAGCACGGCAAGAAAAAATCGACTGGTGTTTAGTGGGTGAGCCTTCTAGTAATGAACGCTTGGGCGATGTGATTAAAAATGGGCGGCGCGGTTCGCTGTCTGGTCATTTAACGGTAAAAGGCAAACAAGGTCACGTAGCCTATCCGCATCGTGCTATTAATCCCTTACACACCCTAGCCCCTGCTATGGCTGAATTAGTCGCCCAACAATGGGATCAAGGCAATGAGTTTTTCCCGCCCACAACCTTTCAGATTTCTAATCTGCAATCGGGGACAGGAGCGACTAATGTCATTCCGGGCAAGGCTGAGGTCTGGTTTAATTTTCGTTTTTCCACCGAAGTAACGGCAGAACAATTAAAAGCACAGGTGGAGGCTATTTTAGCCAAGCACGCATTAGAGTATGACCTAGTATGGAGTTTATCCGGTCAACCGTTTTTGACAGCTAAAGGTGATTTAGTCGCAGCCACTCAGATAGCTATTCGTGACTATTGTGGCATTGAAACTGAATTATCCACCTCTGGCGGAACCTCCGATGGACGCTTTATTGCGCCTACGGGTGCACAAGTTTTAGAGTTGGGCCCTCTCAATAAAACTATTCATCAAATTGATGAGTGCGTTTCAGTACAGGATTTAAACACACTGACTGATATTTATTACACTATTCTCAAAAAGCTATTAGCCTAA
- a CDS encoding DNA-binding protein, translating into MRQFESIRVDGGSVEYHPNLSIPLRRRGRPKGATSASLSEVRAQAAEEKRRLREEMQEKIAELREQLQEAQDTYQQELNELRELLNITRKREESYRIALKERLHEVADHLHTTLLDWATAELQEGEVYKRKRGRPRKTLK; encoded by the coding sequence ATGAGACAGTTTGAATCAATACGTGTCGATGGTGGTAGCGTTGAATATCATCCCAATTTAAGTATTCCTTTAAGGCGGCGCGGACGCCCTAAAGGGGCTACTTCAGCCTCTTTATCTGAGGTCAGAGCACAAGCGGCTGAAGAAAAGCGTCGTCTACGTGAGGAAATGCAGGAGAAAATTGCTGAATTGCGTGAGCAATTACAAGAAGCCCAAGATACTTATCAACAAGAGCTAAATGAGCTACGCGAGTTACTCAATATCACTCGTAAGCGCGAGGAATCCTATCGTATAGCACTGAAAGAGCGTTTGCATGAGGTCGCCGACCATTTACACACTACCCTCTTGGATTGGGCAACTGCCGAATTACAAGAGGGCGAAGTTTATAAACGTAAACGTGGACGCCCTCGTAAGACCTTGAAATAA